tctcctggggctccccaGAACCGGTGTCCCCCCGCCGGTGCCGCTGCTCCCGCGCGCTCCCCACGAGgccccagcagagctcagagagCCGGCCGGGAAGCCCAACCCCCCCCCGCCGGGGCTCTGCCACCACCCAcaccgggacccccccaaaacacctcccggggacccccgatgtccccccgagggCCATCTGCGGCTCAGCTTTggagccctgccagctgcaaacatccccccaaaaaaccccaaacccagctccccctgcccaggcacCTGCAGGATGGGGGACGATGGTCCCGGGGCTGCAGCGAGTTCAGGAACTACCAGGGCCATGAGATTCCCCCGTCGTCTCTTCCTCTGTTGCTTCCTGCTGCCACTCcatctcttcctccctccctccccctcccccattcccaaaccccaaactgtgAGGCAAAAGGGGTGGGGTACAGGGGACACGCACTCCTACGAGGACCCAGTTTGGCCTAAAATCAGCCAAATGGGATTCAAGTTATCCAACGGGGTCTAAAATCCAACCAAATGGGCCTAATATTGCCCAAAGTAGTTTGCACAAAATGGCCCAAAATCACCCTGAATTTCCAAAATGGGCTTAAAATCCACCCTGAAAGTATCTGGTTTTGCCTAAAATGACCCAAATGTGTATAAATCCACCCTAAAATCCACCTGTTTTTTACTAAAATCACCCACATGGACCTAAATTCACCCAAACATGCCTGAAACCAACACAAAAAGGACCTAAAATCACCTTAAAAAGACTTGATTTGACCTAATATTAACTAAAGAAGCCAAAAATCTAACTAAATGGGCCCAAAATCACCAAAACAAGGAACCTAAAATCACCCACACAGGATTAAAATTCACCCAGTATGGGCATAAAATCAGTCAAAGCATTCCAAAATCCACACTAAAATTGCCCAGTTTATCCTAAAATCATCCAAACAGGCCTAAACTCTATACAAATGGTCCTAAAATCATCCCAGGGGATCTAAAATCCACTCTAAAACCCACAAGATTTAGCCTAAAAGTCATTCAAAGAGGCCTAAAGTCCACACTACAAGGCTTGAAATCACTCCAAAGGATCTGCAACTCACCTTAAACCTGCCCAGTTTGGCCTAAAATCACCCAAATGGGCTGAGACTGGGGCCGAGACTGGGATTGGCACCAGGATCAGCTCTGGGATCCGCGCGTTTGGCTGCACCCCTGGGCGGGACTGAGCCGAGACTGGCAGGGGCCAGGGCTCTCAGGAGGGTttttggggacactgggctcTTCTGAGCTTCAGGGAATTTTGTTGGGAGTTTAGGGGAAATTATTGGGTTTTTTGAAGATAATTGCAGGGTTTTCAGTGAGCTGAGGAACTTTGAGGGGtttggatttggggggattttattgGCGCTTTGCGGGGTTGTTTTCTAGGGGTGTTTGGGAGTTTATTgaaatttttttgggttttgttaaATTTTAGTGGGGTTTACTATGATTTTGTTGGAGCCTGGAGTTTTTAGTGGTTTTATTAAATTTTAGGGGGGTTGAGGGCATTTTATTAGAATTTGGGGGGCATTTAGTGGGATTCTTTGAGGGTTTGGGTTCATTTgggagttttttggtttttggggagattttggtgggtttttgtggggctttttgggtgttgccaggatttctttggatcttggggggattttgtgggactttttgtggttttggagatttttttggggggatttttggggtttaatTGGAGTTTTGTGAGGTTTATTGGGATTTCAAGAGATTGTGTGGGCTTTTACTGAAATTCTAGGGTGTTCTAAGGGGATTTTGTGAGATTTAATTGGGATTTTGTGGGGTTTATTGGgacttttgggggttttaggagATTTTGGTGCCTCTAAGCCCTTCCCTGCACCCAGGGACAACCATAAAGCCCCCCAACCCTGAAGCCCCCCCAAACTTCCACTAAAAACAAAATCCtctaaaaatcccaataaattcttcaaaaaacccagaaaatacCTCAAAATCTCAGTAAAACCCACCAAAATTCAAAAAAACTTCCCAAAATTTCtataaacccccccaaaaccccaatacAATCCCCTAAAATccaaagccccccaaacccacaaaaccccccaaaacccagtAATTCTCTCCAAAAACCACTAATTCCTCCTAAACTCCCGacaaaatcccccaaagcccAAAAAAGCCCACCCAAAACGcccaaaaatctccacaaaATCCCCCAGACTCATGGGGGCTGTCTTGGATCAAGGGGGCACTGGCTGGAGGAACAGGAGCCACTTCACGGGGCCCTTGAagctttttggggagggggaatgATGGGAGACCTGCATAAAAACGGGGATTGGGAGCCCCTGTTGTGCCCCCTCTGCCCAAAACACCCAGACCCCGGTCCAGGGTGGGCCTGGGACCCCCTGGGACGCCCAAATCTCCCCCAGGATTTCCCAAATCACTCCTCCACgaaccccaaacccttccagaGCCCCCTCAAGGTTGGCCCAGGACCACCCTGGACCCCTAACCCCTCCCCAGGTCCTCCATACCCTCAGaaacccctgagacccccaggGGCCCCCtgagagcccccagaccccaatcaggcccagcccaggatgtccccggagacccccccccccaaaagcCTTGCCTCCGACCCCTCCCCAATCCCCTCAGGGATCATCCGCAGatcccccagacccctccccaaaaccaaGCCAGGACCCCGCAGGGCCCCCAAAACCTCTCACACAACACCCCAGGACCTCCCAGACCCTCCCAAGACCTTCCTacgacccctccccaaaatccccaagaCCCTCCCACGACCCCCCCCCCAAGACCCCATCCACACCcccccccagatcccccccAATCAATGTCCCAGGACCCCTCAGGATCCCCCCCCCACCAAATACCCCTCCCCACACCCCCAGGACCCTAAGAACCCCCCTAAGAACCTCCCACAATTCCCTCTTaggacccccagccccccccACATCTCCTATCCCCCAACTGTTCCGGCcgcctcagcagctccaggatcCCTCGGTCCTCTCCCAGTGCCTCCCGCAGCACCCGCCCGAGCCCGggacggcggcggcggaggaggaggaggaggaggaggggggaggagggggggggggggggggaggggggggaggagggagggagcgcCCGCTTCAAGCCCGACCCCGGGGTCAGAGGGCTCCACTTCCGGCTCGCCTCTAATTGGCTGGAGCGGCGCGGGGGAGGCGGGCGTTGTGAGGCGAGCCGCACGATGAGTGGTTGGTTTGGGGAGGATCGCGTCGCTATTGGTTGGAAGGGGCCCGCCCCGCTATTGGTTGGAAGGGGCCCGCGCACGCGGCGGACGCGGTCGCGGCAGTGGCAGTCGGTCGTGAAGGGAGAACGGCTGAGGAGGGAGCTGAGGTGGGGTATGAGGGGAATGGAGTCGTCTTAGATGACTTTGGGGGGAAATAGGTGGGGGTTGAGGCGGCTCTGAGGGGAAGTGGGAGGTGTGAGGTTGCTGCGGGACGGATTCGGGGGAAATTGGGCGGGTCTGAGGGATTTTTGCGGGGTCTGAGGGGTAATTAGTGGCATGTCAGGTTGGTCCGGGGGGGAAACTGCAGGGAAAAGACGGGTATTTGAGGTGGGTTGGGAATGCGTTTGGGGGCAGTTGGGGTTGTTTGAGGGGCTTTTGTGGGGTGTGAGGTGGATCTGGGGCGAACGTGAAGGGAATTGAGGCGGTTTGAGGGGGATTTGAGAGGAGTTGGGGGCGTTTGAGGTGGGTGAATTGAGTGGTCCGAGGCTGTTTGGGGGCGCTTTGGGTGGTTTGAGGAGTTTTTGTGGGGTCTGAGGTGGAACTGGGGGGAAAtggagggggaggggggggctctgAGGTGAGTCTGGGCAGGAATGGGGAGATCTGAGGTTGGTTAGGGGGGTCTGAGGTGAGTCTGAGGAGAAATGGGCGATTTTGGAGGGGTGGTTAAGGGAAAATAGGGGGATCTGAGGTCGGTTTGGGGGGAATGAGGGAGTCTGAGGGGCTTGGGGAGGAGCTTGAGAGGGTCTCAAGGGTTCTCAGATGGTTTAGAGGGGTCTGAGGGGGATTCGGAGCATCTGGGGGGTTCTGAGGTGACTCCGGGGGTAATTTGCGGGATATctcaggtgggtctggggtcaATTTTGGGGGGAACTGGGTGGGTctgtgggaaatttgggggggtttaggtgggtctgggggcacctaaagggggtgccagggggtgAAGGGATCCCAGATGCCCCCTAAagccctcctgtccccacagaggagtcctggccatggcagtgcaGGACCCCCGGCCCAACCACACCATCTACATCAACAACCTGAACGAGAAGATCAAGAAGGATGGTGAGGGGGGCCTGGGGGGGTCTGAGAGTGTCTGTGAGTGTCACCAGGGGCTCGGGCTGTCCCTTgtgtgtccccactgtcaccGTGATGTCCCCATTGCCAGTGtgctgtccccattgtcaccgTGCTGTCACTCTGTCCCCAGAGCTCAAGAAGTCCCTCTACGCCATTTTCTCGCAGTTTGGGCAGATTTTGGACATTTTGGTGTCTCGCAGTCTCCGCATGCGGGGCCAGGCCTTTGTCATCTTCAAGGAGATGAGCAGCGCCACCAACGCCCTGCGCTCCATGCAGGGCTTCCCCTTCTACGACAAACCCATGGTGAGACAGAGACTGGGGGAAAATTCTGACATTTTGGGAAAAAACTGGAATTCTagggaaaaaacaccaaaatgtGACCACAAATATCCCTAAAATCTAACTTATAATCCTTCTGAATTCACCATGAGCACCCCAAAACTTCCTCCTCTATGATACACCCATGGTGAAACAGAAATTCTGTGGAAAAAcactggaattttgggaaaaaatcctggtactttgggaaaaaaactaaatttctgggaaaaaaacccaaaatcctgcTGGAAATCTACCAAAAATCCCCTGGGAACACTCTCAAATCAAACTAGGAATCAAAGCTTTCCCTTCTATGACAAGCCCACAGTGGGACAGAAACTTGATGAAAAGAATCTGACATTCTAGGGAAAAACTggaattctgggggaaaaaaatgccagAATCTGGCCTCAAGTattcccaaaatccaacctGTAATCCTCCGAATTCACCCTGACCACCATAAGGCTTCCCCTTCTATGACAAGTGCATGGTGATACCCAAACCTGAGGGAAAATGTTGACATTTTGGGAAAACGTCCTGGAATTCTGGGGAAAATTCTGAATTCCTGGGGGGTAAAATCCCAAAATGCAGCATCAGATATCCCCAAAATTCAACCAGACCACCCCAAAGCTTCCAATTTTATGGCAGGTTTCTGGTGAGAGACAAATTCTGGGGGGAAATGCTCAAATTATGGGAAAAATCCgcagattttggggaaaaaaaagtgaattctTGGGGGGGAAAAGTTAAATCCAGCctcaaatatccccaaaatcccaccaaaaaaacccaaaaacaaccaaacaccAAATCCCACTAGGAACGCACCAAAATCAAGCCAGGACCTGCCCCAAAGCTTCCTCTTCTACGGCCAAACCCAGTGAGAACCAAATCCTgggagaaaccccaaaattcctggaaacccccaaaatctagccaggaattcccaaagcTTTCGCTTCTATGGCAAACCTGTGGTGAAACCACAAATTCAACCTGGAAGCCCCAAAAATCTGTTggaaacccccaaatccctcttGGAGCTCCTCCAAAATCTCTGAATTTCTCAGAAACTCCCAAATCCCTCCTAAATCTTACTGAATTCCCTCAAAATCCCTCAGAAATTCCTAGATCCCTGCTAGGACTCCTGAAATACTCCCAGATTCCTCTTGGAGCTCCCCCAAGCTCCAAGGAAATGCCATCTGGAAATCCTAAAATACTTTCTGGAACCTTCCCAAATCCCTCACAACCCCTGAAAATCCCTTGGAAAACCCCAAGCCCCCCCCGAAACCTCCTCAAATTCTTCCAAATTCCCTCTTGAAATTCCCTAAAACCCCtcagaaccccccaaaatccctcagaaACTCCCTGAATCCCTCCTTGAATCtctcccaaatccctcaggacCCTTGAAAATCcctcagaaaaccccaaaatcccccttggCGATCCCAAAATGCCTGTACGCACCTCCCAAATTCCTCTGAAttctcccaaaattccttcttgaACTTCCCAAAATTACTCAAAAATGTCCCTGGTTGCTCTTGGAACTCCCCCATATCCTGTCTGGAACCTCCCCAAATCCCGCAGAATTCCTGAAAATCCCatggaaaaccccaaaatccctcttgGAACTCACCCAAATCCCCTctaaattcccccaaattcctctgAAATTTGCAAAACTCTTTCTAGAACTTCCCAGAGTTCCttgaaaaacccaaaatctttCTTGGAACTCCCCCAAATACTTGAGAAAGTCTCAAATCCCTCAGAAAGCCCCAATTCCTCCCCAGATCCCTCCAAAATCCTCGGGaacatccccaaaaccccctggaCTGATCCCATATCTTCTggaaccaccccaaaatcccatggaacaaccccaaatcctccttgGAACCTCCAAAAATCCCTTGGAAAGCCCCAAATCTGAGCACCCctgggaaaaccccaaaatccctcccagaGATGCCCCGAATGCTCTGAAATCCCCCAAATGCCCCAATCCTGGGAATGTGCCGTCCCAGCGGATCCAGTACGCCAAGACAGACTCGGACATCATCGCCAAGATGAAGGGAACGTTCGTGGAGCGGGAGCGGGATCGGGACCGGGAGCGCAAACGGGACAAGCGCAAAGCCAAGGGGGGAGAGGCCCCTGGCCCCAAAAAGAGCGGGGCCGGAGCGCAGGGGGCAACGCAGGGGGCAGTGCCCGTGAGTGCCAGGGGATTGTTTGATTGGACTGGGGTCATTCGTGGGATTTGGGGTCgtttgtgggatttggggttattcGTGGGATTTGGGGTCGTTTGTGGGATTGGGTTGTtcgtgggatttggggttattcGTGGGATTGGGCTCgtttgtgggatttggggtcgtTTGTGGGATTGGGCTCatttgtgggatttgggattatttgtgggatttggggtcgtTTGTGGGATTGGGCTCatttgtgggatttgggattatttgtgGGATTGGGGTCgtttgtgggatttggggttattcGTGACACTGGGGTCATTCATGGCATTTATGGGATTGTTTTGTGGGCTTTGGGATCATTTATGGGATTGGGCTCATTTGTGGGATTTTGAGATCAGAATCAGGGCACAGAGGGTTGTGCCAGTGGGTGCCAGGAGATTAATAGGATcttttatgggattttggggtaatttgtGGATTTTGTGATTGTTGCACAAGGGTCAGTGCCCATGAGTCCCAGGGTATTTATGGGATTATTTTATGGGCTTTGGGGTCATtcatgggatttggggtcatctATGGAATTTTGAGATCGGAATCTGGGCGCAGGGCGTGGTGCCAGTGGGTGCTAGGAGATTTACAGGATCAtttatgggatttggggtcatttatAGGATTTGGGATTGAGAACGAGGCACAGAAGGCAGTGCTTGTGAGTgccagggggatttgggatggctttaggggattttgggattgttTTGTGTGATTTGGGATTGTTCCCAGGGCATTTGGGATCACTACAGGGGGTTTGGGATTGTTTAATGAGACTTTGGGATCATTTTGGGGGTGGTTCTGGGGGATTTAGGATCATTCcattggattttggggtggatttatgggatttgggattggggcaCAAGGGACGGTGCCTGTGAGTGCCAGGAATTTGGGATCGgtttaggggattttgggatcagtCCTGGGGTATTTGGAGATGTTTGGGTGGGGATTGGGGATCATTCCTGGGGGATTTGGAATCAGttgatgggaatttgggatcattttatgggattttggggattgtTCTTAGGAGATTTGGGATTGTTTAATAGGGTTTTGGGATGGTTCCAGGGGATTTTGGAATCAttccagggggtttgggggatgattctgggggattttgggtaaTTTGGGATCATTCTGGGGGATTCTGGCATCATTccaggggatttgggattgttcCTGGGCATTCTGGGAGGGCATTGGGGGATTTggatgggttttgggggggaatttagTTATTTGGGTTCTTTGTGTGCCTTTGGGGTTATttagggtaattttggggttatttggggtaattttaaagctgtttggtgtaattttgggataattttggggtttttcagggtAAGTTTGGGATAATTTGGCGTAATTTTTCATAGttttgggaaaattgggggtttttggggcccGCGTGTCTGTAGGGTAATTCAGGGATAATTCCGTGTGGGTTTGGCATAATTCTACATTGATTTGAGATTCTCACTGTACTTTTGGCATAACTTTGGGATTCTGTCTGTGCCTTTGGGATGATTTGGGGTGTGTTGGGGTCTCTCCTCAGGGGATGCCGCCACTGGCGCAGCCGCCCCGGATGCTGCCGCACCTGGGGGGACAACCGCCCTACATCCCCCCCCCGGGCATGATTCCAGCCCCAGGAATGGCCCCAAATCCCGGAATTCCCCCGGGAATGGCCCCACAGCCTGGAATGGCGCCAATCCCTACCCCACAGCCCGTGAGTGACCCCAGAACCTGAGTAATTTAGAGGacttgtgggatttttgggatggaatttgctgggattttgagggaattgttggtggggattttttgggtggatTTCCTGAGATTTTTGGTAGGattgagggaatttgggggcattttttggTGGATTTGTGAGggttttggtgggattttgatGCGGATTTTTTGAATGGATTTGCAGTGGATTTTGTGGCTTTTGGACAATTTTTGTGCAATATTTTAAGGGAATATTTtggattttgagggattttttgggtggattttgtttaatttggggattttgggtgggatttttgtgcAGATTTTTCTGCATGGATTCTGTGAGATTTTCATGGGGATTTAGTGGTACTTTTTGAAGATTTTTACCGTGAGatttagggggatttttggtgtgatttttgtgggatttttgagggatttctGTGGGCTTTGGTGCATTTTTTGTAAGGATTTTTGGCATAACTTATGTGGtcttttgggtggaattttggtCAGATTTggagagatttttggggggattatttagagagatttttggggagttttggtgGAATATTGCACAGATTTTTATGGGggtttttccaggattttggtggatttttgggcAGGTTTTTTTTAGTGTGTACACAGTGTGACTTTGGGTAGATTTTGGGCCTGATTTGGGGCAGATTtggtgctgattttggggtttttctctcATTCCCCACAGCTGTCGGAAAACCCCCCGAACCACATCCTGTTCCTGACCAACCTCCCTGAGGAGACCAATGAGCTGATGCTCTCCATGCTCTTCAACCAGTGAGACCTCGGGCAATTCCGGGAATTCTGGGCAGGGATTGGGGAATTGGGGTTTTCTGGGGCTTGGAGAGGGTGGAGAGAGGTGAGGTGGCCTTtgggctggatttttttttttttttttttggcaaatatcaggatttgggggaggggg
This Zonotrichia albicollis isolate bZonAlb1 chromosome 32, bZonAlb1.hap1, whole genome shotgun sequence DNA region includes the following protein-coding sequences:
- the SNRPA gene encoding U1 small nuclear ribonucleoprotein A; translated protein: MAVQDPRPNHTIYINNLNEKIKKDELKKSLYAIFSQFGQILDILVSRSLRMRGQAFVIFKEMSSATNALRSMQGFPFYDKPMRIQYAKTDSDIIAKMKGTFVERERDRDRERKRDKRKAKGGEAPGPKKSGAGAQGATQGAVPGMPPLAQPPRMLPHLGGQPPYIPPPGMIPAPGMAPNPGIPPGMAPQPGMAPIPTPQPLSENPPNHILFLTNLPEETNELMLSMLFNQFPGFKEVRLVPGRHDIAFVEFDTEVQAGAAREALQGFKITQSNAMKISFAKK